Within the Balaenoptera acutorostrata chromosome 10, mBalAcu1.1, whole genome shotgun sequence genome, the region catcactttaagtatatcctgccactcccttctggcttgcagagtttctgctgatagatcagatgttaaccttatggggattcccttgtgtgttatttgttttttttcccttgctgcctttaatatgttttccttatatttaatttttgacagtttgattaatatgtgtcttggcgtgttcctccttgggtttatcctgtatgggactctctgtgcttccaggacttgattaactatttcctttcccatattagggaagttttcaactataatctcttcaaaaattttctcagtccctttctttttctcttcttcttctggtacccctataattcgaatgttggagcgtttaatgttgtcccagaggtccctgagactgtcctcagttcttttcattcttttttctttatcctgctctgtagttgttatttccaccattttatcttccaggtcacttatcctttcttctgcctcagttattctactattgatcccatctagagtatttttaatttcatttattgtgttcttcatcattgcttggttcctctttagttcttctacatccttgttaaatgtttcttgcattttgtctattctatttccaagattttggatcatccttactatcattattctgaattctttttcaggtagactacctatttcctcttcatttgttaagtccagtgtgttttgagccttctccttcatctgctgtgtgtttttctgtcgtctcattttgcctatcttactgtgtttggggtctccttttcacaggctgcaggttcgtagttcccgttgtttttggtatctgtccccagtggctaaggttggttcagtgggttgtgtaggcttcctggtggagggaactagtgccttacttctggtggatgaggctagatcttgtctttctggtgggcacgtccacgtctggtggtgtattttggggtatctgtggccttattatgattttaggcagcctctctgctaatggatggggttgtgttcctgtctagctagttgtttggcatagggtgtccagcagtgtagcttgctggtcattgagtgaagctgggtcttgatgttgagaggagctctctgggagatttttgccgtttggtattacgtggagctgggaggtctcttgtggaccagtgttctgaagttggctctcccacctcagaggcacggccctgatgcctggctggagcaccaagagcctttcgtccacacagctcagagtaaaagggagaaaaaatagaaagaaagaaagaggctatgatatagtgaagtaaaataaagctattgtaaagcaaagctatacagacaaaatctcacccagaagcatatacatatacactcacaaaaaaaaggaaaagggcaaaaattaatatctcctgctcccagagtccacctcctgaatttgggatgattcgttgtctattcaggtattcaacagatgcaggtacatcacgttgtttgtggagttttaatccgctgcttctgaggctgctgggagagatttccccttctcttccctgttcacacagctcctggggttcagctttggatttggaccctcctctgcgtgtaggtcgcctgagggcgtctgttccccgcccagacaggacggggttaaaggagcagctgcttcgggggctctggctcacccaggccgcggggagggaggggtacagaggaggcagggcgagcctgcagcgtcagaggccggcgtgacgttgcaccagcctgaggcgcgcagtgcgttctcccgggaatgttgtccccggatcccgggaccctggcagtggcgggctgcacaggctaccgggaggggcggtgtggagagtgacctgtgctcacacacaggctttttggaggcggcagcagcagccccagcgtctcacgcccgtctctggggtccgcgctgatcgccgcggcttgcgcccttctctggagttcgtttaggcggcgctctgaatcccctctccttgcgcgcagcgaaactaagaggcaagaaaaagtctcttgcctcttcgacggctgcagaccttttcccggtctccctcccggctagctgtggtgcgccaaccccttcaggctgtgttcacgctgccagcctctgtcctctccctgcgatccgaccgaagccgagcctcagctcccagccccgcccgccccggcgggggagcagacaagcctctcgggctgctgagtgctgctcggcgccgagcctccgtgcgggaatctctccgtttttcctctgcgcccctgttgctgtggggtccgcgctgatagctgcggctcgcgccagtctctggagttcgtttaggcggcgctctgaatcccctctccttgcgcaccaggaaacacagagggaagaaaaagtctcttgcctcttcggcagctgcagactttttccccggactccctcccggctagctgtggtgcgctaaccccttcaggctgtgttcacgccgccagccccagtcctctccctgcgatccaaccgaagcccaagcctcagctcccagccctgcccgccccagcgggggagcagacaagcctctcgggctggtgagtgctgctcggcgccgagcctctgtgcggggacctctccgctttgccctccgcacccctgtggctgcgctctcctccgtggctccaaagcttccccccctgccacccgcagtctccgcccgcgaaggggcttcctagtgcgtggaaacctttcctccttcacagctccctcccactggtgcaggtgccgtccctattcttttgtctctgttatttcttttttcttttgccctacccaagtacggggggagtttcttgcctttttggaggtcggacgttttctgccagcgttcagtgggtgttctgtaggagcagttccacgtgtagatgtatttctactgtatctgtgggaaggaaggtgatctccgcgtcttactcttccgccatcttctccctcccccctaaagaagacttttaaaaagattaaaatattttcagtagcAGAATTAACAGGTCAAGGAATGCCACTACATTTTAGGAAATTTTCTATTAAAGATGCAAGTAAAACTAATTCATGTATAAGCACTTATCTCCTCATCTATGTTTCCAAATAAGCCTTTACTTCTACTAATAACCATTAAAGCGCACTTACCACGTCCAAGACTCTGTCCTACATACTCTACTTACCTACTCAGTTAATCCTCAGTGGTGGAGCCAGGCTCATGACCATCCTGCTATACTGCCAAGTTATTAACTCCTTTGAAGGCTGTCCATTCCTGCTTTCCTTTAGTTACTTCTGGCCCCATGATTAGTCTATAGATTGATGAGTAAGATTCATGTGGAAACCTAAAAATCGGATCACTGTTAGAGAACTATAGCTGTTCTCTATATGAAAAACCCCATTACGACCCAGGCAAACCATGTCCCATTTCCCTACTTATTCCTATGCCATTCAATAAACTcaactttgaagtttaaaaaaaaaatttatttcagataaaattatttccataattAAGGATAAACCCATTATGCCCAGGTAAACCATGTTCCAATTCCCCACTTACTCCTATCCCATTCAATAAACTcaactttgaagtttaaaaaaaatctttatttcagataaaattatttccataattAAGGATAAAGCAAACACTTCTTTGAGTCCATCATTTCAGGTGACTGTGATTTCCATGAACATTGGCATTACTGAGTATCATTTGAATATTTGCCTACATGCTTGTGGGAAGCTTCTGCAGCCTTTTCTTGGTAGGAATTCCAGTTTTTCTgaattcttccctttccttcaggTATTCTATTTTGCATTCTTCATAAAAGGTTGGATCATTATagctagaaagaaaatgaaaatcttttaaagTGAATCACTTTGCAAGCACATAAGCTTACTTTAACAATAAATTCAGACATCCGGTTCATCAGGCACAATCTTTAGAAGCAGGTTTTTAGTAATGGTCATAAATTCATTGTAAACATTAGGCtaccaaattaaagaaaaaaaaagacctaatggTTCTTTTTTGAATAGCAATGTCCCAGGATAGGACAATGGGAAGTCACAGCACCCATCCTCAGGGACCCATGAGAGCAGACAAGACTGCATCACAATTATGTACACAAAGTACTATGGCAGTTGTGGCCTGAAACATGGGGCAGAGTGGAGAAAGGGCAGCTGTCGGGGGGAGACGTTTGAGTTGCATTTTGAAGGACCAACAGAAACCCACATAGAAGGCACATGTGGAAAATCCCATAGATGAGGAAAAACTGTGATGCATGAAGAAGTACAAGTAGATTAGTACCACCATAGCAGATCATGTGcaggagaaagggcctgagatGCTGGAATGGGGAGGGCCAAATCATGGTGATCCATTCATGCCCCACTGGGAAGTCAAATCTACCCTGAACGGGCACTATTCACAAAGCAACTGTAAGATCAGTTCTGTGCCTTAGATCGGGGGCCCCgaacccctgggccacggaccggtaccggtccgtggcttgttaggaactgggctgcacagcaggaggtgagcgacgGGCAaggagcaaagcttcatctgctgctccccactgctcgcattaccgcctgaaccatcccctccccgcccccaccgtggaaaaactgtcttccacgaaactggttcctcgtgccaaaaaggttggggaccactgccttaGATGAATCTGACAGCATGTGGCAGATAGGCTAAAGGTGGACAGCAAGAGGGTCCAATAAATAAGCTATTACAATAATCCAGACAAGAAATGAGGAGGACCTAAGCCAAAGGAAGCACAGTTCTGATGAAAAGGATGAAGTGGATCTGGGGGAGATTGAGATGAAATCAACAGTTAGGAGACCAGGAAGATTCTAGATCCGAGACAACTAGAATTCACAAAGACACGAGGCAGGAGTCAAAGGAGCTCAGTTCAGTTTTGGACCGGCAGAGGGAAGTGGAGAAATGCCATGACCCATAGGAAGCAGCTGAATTCCACGGGTGCAAACTGAGCTTTCTCAGATTTAAAACGGAGAAGAGAACCTGGGGAACCAGCTTTAAGGAAGACGTTAAGGAAGAAAAGGTGGAGAAGAAACAGGTAGAGATGCTGAGGAGACAGGAAAGAGCGTAAAGAGGGAAGCCAGATGGAAGGGACTTCCAGAGGTTTCCAGAGAGGGGTCAAGTATcagagaaaagatggaaaagacaCTCACTGGAACCTCCGGGAAAAGCAGTTCCAGGGGAGTGAGGGCAGAAGCCAGACTGCAGTTTATTGAGGGATGAGTGAGAAGAGACAGGGAGAAATAATAGAACACAAAACTGTTTCAGGGTGTCACCAGGCGGAGATGAGAAAGGGTAGTGGTTCCACCCATGGAATGTCGACAGTAAGTAAAGCAGAGCCCCCACTTAAGCAAAGACAAAAACAGCAGTATTTCTTAGAGTATGTTGAAGACTTGAGGTCAAGTAGAATTCTTCCTAATAGCTCTCATTTCTTTCCCACAAATGTCAGTCACTCCTCTTGGTTCGCTCCCCTCTCTTCTAAGCAGGCacagcctccccctgccccccaggatGGACTGGGACCTGTTATCTTCTCCTCCATCTCTAGGGGGCGAGAGATGGCAGGATATGCCAATGATTAATATCCAGATAACAAAAGCTAACAAATaacacaaacttttaaaaagagctAACAATTACTGAGTGCATAGTATCTCCTATGTGCCAGCGCTGGGGTGACGTGTTTCCACGTGAGGAATAATCACCCCACCTGACAGTGAGGACCCTGCATGGGTTGCAGGGGGAGCTACGCCCCAGGGGACCCAGGAGACACCAGCCCGCTGCCTTCCCCACGGTCCCTGCTCCTGGCTCCAGTGCTGTCCTGTCCCAACTAAGAATAATGAGTCCTTACGATATGATGACTGAAACCCAGGTGTCAAAATCCTTTAATTAATGTACAAAAGGGAATTTAACAAATTCAGTCACACAAATGTGAAAGAggttcatctattcattcaacatCTCTTGGGAGCTCTAGGGACCAGAACTCTTACTTCTCCACAGTTAAACACTTAGTGCAGGTCTGGGCTCATAAAAAAGAGCAGCTATTAGAATTGTTTATTGACTTGAGAAAAGACATGCAGACTTGGAgtatgtttcctcatctataaatgtgGAGATTCAGTATTCTAAAAGAGTCTATAAATTCACGTGTACATTATttgttatcaaaaaagaaaacaatttaagatTCGGATAATCACCACTTTTTATGTAACTGCCTAAGAAGTATCAAACCATCCTGACATAGATGCTTCACAGGCTAGGGGAGCAGAGTACAGAAGGAAGTAAGCGTTCACCAAAACTAAGATCTCACGGACAACTTACCAACTCCCTACTCACTAAAGCACTGTATCCACAACACTGCCTGTCAATAATGTGGGTGATAAAACATGTGGGGAGATGAGCAGAAAGCAGCTGCATTCAAAGACCTCTGCATATTTTTACTTTAAGATTCAAGGAACTACAAGAGAATATCAGTGAACATgatatttaagaattatttttcaaagtaatttaacttcaaaaatctaaatttagggcttccctggtggtgcagtggttgagagtccgcctgccaatgcaggggacacgggttcgagccctggtctgggaggatcccacatgccgcggagcaactgggcccgtgagccacaactactgagcctgcacgtctggagcttgtgctccgcaacaagagaggccgcgatagtgagaggcacgggcaccgcgataaagagtggcccccgctcgccgcaactagagaaagccctcgcacagaaacgaagataaataaataaataaattaattaattaattaattaattaaaaaaaaaatctaaatttaccTTTGTAGCCTTCATTTGATTTATTGCAACTCTCCTAGAAGTTAAATTACATTAGTCCAAAAGATCCCAAGGCTGGCAAAAGTACCTTTTCATTAGAAGAGATAAACACAAACCCATCtataatatattctattttctgttcataaaaaggaatttattaaatCATATgaaaaatcatgtattttaatCAGATAAAATGCTGACAAACACACAAAACTTGAAAAGACCCTTCATAAATATGTTGTATCGTTTTTCTTAGAAGAATctttaacaaattaaaattttagactcAGCCAACTATATGACAAATTTGTTGGGGAGAAGTAAAGAATATATTACATGTAATGAGTTAAATAACATACTCTTATCTACTacacatactacacacacacatatacacaggaGCACAAATGCTGAGGTAACTACTTACTAAGCAGTTAGACATTCTTTCAATGCAGAATTTTCTTTGCGGCATTTTACTACCATAAGGATTCCAGAGTCCTTGCAACATTTAGtgaaatctgaaattaaaaatttggaagaaaaaaaatgacttgtAATTACATCACTATAACTGTTAACAGCTCTaaaatattcactcatttaacatCTATTACCTAGACTGTGCTTGGCACACAGGACATGCTCCACAAAAGACGTGTACATGAATAAAAGGCAGAATAGAAGTCCTTTACTCTGTAGATTTGAAAGGGGGGTGAGGAGACCTATGAGGTGAAGAGTGAGGTGGCTTCACAGAGGCACGCAGAATGTAGAGATTAAGTAGGATTTCTAATTCAGACATACTTCACTGTACTGCATTTTACTACTGTGCAGACACTgcgtttttttacaaattgaaggtttgtggcaacactcctttgagcaagtctattggcaccatttttccaacagcatttgctcacttcacgtctctgtgtcatattttgataattcttgaaatatttcaaactttttcagtaTTAATATAATTgttatggtgacctgtgatcagtgatctttgatgttactattgtaactACCAACACAGAGAAGATAGCGAGAGAACTGGAATtggaagtggagcctgaagatgggacTGAATTGCTGCATCTCCTGATAAAACTTGAACAGAGGGGAAGtcgcttcttatggatgagcaaagacagTGGTCTTGAGCTGGAA harbors:
- the CMC1 gene encoding COX assembly mitochondrial protein homolog isoform X2 — protein: MALDPTAGWLVMVQSNNTMLIGNSDESRHGNKIGMEKQHLRHVEKDVLIPKIMREKARERCSEQVEDFTKCCKDSGILMVVKCRKENSALKECLTAYYNDPTFYEECKIEYLKEREEFRKTGIPTKKRLQKLPTSM
- the CMC1 gene encoding COX assembly mitochondrial protein homolog isoform X3 — translated: MALDPTEQHLRHVEKDVLIPKIMREKARERCSEQVEDFTKCCKDSGILMVVKCRKENSALKECLTAYYNDPTFYEECKIEYLKEREEFRKTGIPTKKRLQKLPTSM